One genomic segment of Bacteroidota bacterium includes these proteins:
- a CDS encoding T9SS type A sorting domain-containing protein, whose protein sequence is FDFDGSSWTETEKLTASDGAVSDQFGYSVSLSGDRALIGVLLDDDNGSDSGSAYVFDFDGTSWTETQKLTASDGAVSDQFGRSVSLSGDRALIGAVLDDDNGLSSGSAYVFDFDGSSWTETEKLTASDGAVSDQFGYSVSLSGDRALIGAFGDDDNGSDSGSAYVFGFASPDSDGDGYTDEEELACGTDPNDDTSFPAGTVSGTVTAGGNMQAGITVKALDADDPAIVLGTAVTDASGNYSIAGVAQGDVVVMVVEPLGFSAQANDLGEAVVCNTTTADVDFTLDALVLTNDIRMASYWKNQLDIAASGGTPAEDFSTIITEIEDRFTNVHFNALFAGVNDVDAWQDIFSKRPGTATERATAEVGALVMNVMSLKIDQFEVVTADGFTVADVVTHVATLLEDGDVSNDATAKSLAEQVNRGMTIAAGQIGAGNIAYKRGGPGVGPILDVSSTAQALPESFELEGNYPNPFNPQTSIRFAMPEAAHVSVSVYDALGRQVATLMDGVQEAGYHEVNFDAASLPSGTYLYRLVTPAGEFTKTMLLLK, encoded by the coding sequence CTTTGACTTTGATGGCAGCTCGTGGACTGAGACGGAAAAGCTCACCGCATCCGATGGCGCTGTATCTGACCAATTTGGTTACTCGGTATCGCTCTCCGGGGACCGCGCACTCATCGGGGTATTGTTGGACGACGATAACGGCAGCGATTCAGGCTCCGCCTATGTCTTTGACTTTGATGGCACCTCGTGGACTGAGACGCAGAAACTCACCGCATCGGATGGCGCTGTATCTGACCAATTTGGTCGGTCGGTATCGCTCTCCGGGGACCGCGCACTCATCGGGGCAGTTCTGGATGACGATAACGGCCTCAGTTCAGGCTCCGCCTATGTCTTTGACTTTGATGGCAGCTCGTGGACTGAGACGGAAAAGCTCACCGCATCCGATGGCGCTGTATCTGACCAATTTGGTTACTCGGTATCGCTCTCCGGGGACCGCGCACTCATCGGGGCATTTGGGGATGACGATAACGGCAGCGATTCAGGCTCCGCCTATGTCTTTGGTTTTGCTTCACCGGATTCGGATGGTGACGGCTACACTGACGAAGAAGAACTGGCATGCGGCACTGATCCCAATGATGACACCAGTTTCCCGGCTGGTACCGTTTCTGGCACCGTTACTGCAGGGGGCAACATGCAGGCTGGTATCACGGTCAAAGCCCTGGATGCGGATGACCCTGCCATTGTCCTTGGCACAGCCGTTACCGATGCCTCAGGCAACTACAGCATTGCTGGTGTTGCGCAGGGAGATGTTGTGGTGATGGTCGTCGAGCCGCTCGGCTTTTCAGCCCAGGCCAACGACCTTGGCGAAGCAGTGGTGTGCAACACCACAACGGCAGATGTCGACTTTACGCTCGATGCCCTTGTGCTCACGAATGACATCCGCATGGCCAGTTATTGGAAAAACCAGCTCGACATAGCCGCCAGCGGCGGCACACCGGCTGAAGATTTTAGCACAATCATCACTGAAATAGAAGATCGCTTCACCAATGTGCATTTTAACGCACTGTTTGCAGGCGTTAATGATGTTGATGCCTGGCAGGATATCTTCAGCAAACGGCCCGGCACGGCCACCGAGCGGGCTACGGCTGAAGTGGGCGCGCTTGTGATGAACGTGATGTCGCTTAAGATCGACCAGTTTGAGGTGGTGACTGCCGATGGATTTACCGTGGCTGATGTTGTTACCCATGTTGCTACACTGCTCGAAGACGGCGATGTGAGCAACGACGCAACGGCCAAGTCACTGGCTGAGCAGGTGAACCGGGGCATGACAATAGCAGCAGGCCAGATCGGCGCGGGCAACATTGCCTACAAACGCGGAGGTCCGGGTGTTGGACCAATACTGGATGTTTCCAGCACGGCACAGGCCCTGCCCGAGTCTTTCGAATTGGAGGGCAACTATCCGAACCCGTTCAATCCGCAGACGAGCATCCGTTTTGCGATGCCTGAAGCGGCGCATGTATCGGTGTCGGTTTATGACGCCCTTGGTCGTCAGGTGGCAACGCTTATGGATGGCGTGCAAGAAGCTGGCTACCACGAAGTGAACTTCGATGCCGCCTCCCTGCCAAGTGGTACGTATCTCTACCGCCTGGTAACGCCAGCCGGTGAATTTACCAAAACGATGCTGTTGCTCAAGTAG